CGGCACGATTCAGATACGACAGAGTATGTTGATTGTGAATCATCTTCCGCCGCCACAGGACTACCGTCTGTCTCTCTGCGCGGCGGATGATCGACCGGGCCAGGTCCAGAGCACCAGAGGCAACGGTAGCCCCGGGCAAAACAAACTCCTTCGGCATCTCGGTCCTGGCTTCCAACTCGTCAATCCACGACTCGAGTCGGTTGACCATCTCTTCCGTGATGATCCAGTCGTGCGCCTTGAGTTGAGCATAGTGATCGCCGTCCGTGGCCAGTTCGGCACACAGCGTCGACAGCTCCTTCTCAACCTGCAGCGCCATTTCCTTCACCCGCGGCTTGGTCGCCAGCGCACGGGCCAGACCGAGCGCCGACATAGCCTCGTCTACTACTCCATAAGCCTGCGGCCGCGGGCTGCTCTTGGGCACCCGCCCACCGTAGAGCAGACTGGTCTCTCCCTGATCGCCCTTCTTGTTGAACGTTCTCACGATTACTCCACAAAGCCAGGTCTTTTTTTGCAATGCCAGCAACTGCCGGCACAGGCGGGCACTTACGCCTTGGCTGAACGCCACGCACCGGCGGCAGCACTCCGCCAGGGCGTTGGGCCCCGCCTCACTACAGGCTTCAGCCAGAGTTGCAGTTACTATCCTTCATAGCCGCTGGCGCAGCGGGCTGCTCCAGCCTGATCTCAATGCGCCATTGCTTGATGAAATCCTGAGCCGAAGGACTGAACCGTGTACCCGGCGGGAAAGAAAGCACCACTCCCAGCCGGGGCACCCGGATCTTGTCGCGCAGCTCGGCTTCGGTGACGATGGGCATAATGTCTCTCCTGTGTCCTTGGCGGGCTTCCTGCTCAGAGATACCGCAACCCGGTGCCTCCAGCAAGTCGCTCGTTGGAGGCACCGGACCAGGGCAGCTACAGTTTGAGCGGAACCCCGCTGACCTTCTGATCGAGCATTCGCTTGACCATGTCCACGACCACCGGCGCCGCCTCCAACGGGCTCAGGCCCTTTTTGTAGATGTTGGAGATGCAGTTGCGCTCGGCATCGGTGTCGCCTGCCTTGGGCTTGTACGCCAGGTAGGCGCTCAGGCTGGTCTGGGTTACCAGACCGGGACGCTCGCCAATCAGCACGATTGCGACATCCGGGCTGAGCACCCGGCCGATGTCATTGAGCAACCGAACGCGGCCATAATCAGCGAACACCGACGTGCCGACTTTGATCTTTTCCGCCTTCAGGCCGTCGATCAGCGCGGGCAGCAGAACGTGCACGTTGTCTTCCACCGCCAGAAAGCTCAGGCCTTCGGTCACCACGATTTGCACCTGCGGGTGCGCCACGCACTTTTCCTGAAGTATCTTGACCGAGTCATCGGTA
The window above is part of the Chloroflexi bacterium ADurb.Bin180 genome. Proteins encoded here:
- the yvqK gene encoding Cob(I)yrinic acid a,c-diamide adenosyltransferase, translating into MRTFNKKGDQGETSLLYGGRVPKSSPRPQAYGVVDEAMSALGLARALATKPRVKEMALQVEKELSTLCAELATDGDHYAQLKAHDWIITEEMVNRLESWIDELEARTEMPKEFVLPGATVASGALDLARSIIRRAERQTVVLWRRKMIHNQHTLSYLNRAADLVFTMARYEESGH
- the eutC_1 gene encoding Ethanolamine ammonia-lyase light chain, with protein sequence MKDELKEFERRQIAVRNPHDKKVLQAMVDATPARIAVGREGPRPPVEAWLAFRWDEAVAKDAVFGMVSDEYLKKCNIPVRVTTQCVDKRDYLGHPEKGGIFTDDSVKILQEKCVAHPQVQIVVTEGLSFLAVEDNVHVLLPALIDGLKAEKIKVGTSVFADYGRVRLLNDIGRVLSPDVAIVLIGERPGLVTQTSLSAYLAYKPKAGDTDAERNCISNIYKKGLSPLEAAPVVVDMVKRMLDQKVSGVPLKL